The following are from one region of the Sorghum bicolor cultivar BTx623 chromosome 2, Sorghum_bicolor_NCBIv3, whole genome shotgun sequence genome:
- the LOC110432487 gene encoding probable cyclic nucleotide-gated ion channel 16, with translation MGLVFFSHLIGNMQTYLQSMTVRLEEWRVKRRDIEEWMRHRQLPPELQERVRRFFQYKWLATRGVDEESILQSLPLDLRREIQRHLCLALVRRVPFFSQMDEQLLDAICERLVSSLSTKDAYIVREGDPVSDMLFIIRGELESSTTDGGRTNFFSSITLRPGDFCGEELLTWALMPNPSLNFPQSTRTVRSVTEVEAFALRAEDLKYVANQFKRLHSKRLQHAFRYYSHQWRSWGACFVQGAWRRYKKRKLAKELMKQEGIDYQDAEEGAGGIIGGAGRRRRHGHSAPLETARRCSASTTRRPGPGAAGSSSPARRRARPRTPPVPSRTLGPRS, from the coding sequence ATGGGCCTCGTCTTCTTttcccacctcatcggcaacatGCAGACCTACCTGCAGTCCATGACGGTGAGGCTGGAGGAGTGGCGGGTCAAGCGCCGGGACATCGAGGAGTGGATGCGCCACCGCCAGCTGCCGCCGGAGCTCCAGGAGCGCGTGCGCCGCTTCTTCCAGTACAAGTGGCTCGCCACGCGCGGCGTCGACGAGGAGTCCATCCTCCAGTCGCTGCCGCTGGATCTCCGGCGCGAGATCCAGCGCCACCTCTGCCTGGCCCTCGTCCGCCGCGTGCCCTTCTTCTCGCAGATGGACGAGCAGCTGCTGGACGCCATCTGCGAGCGCCTCGTGTCGTCTCTCAGCACCAAGGACGCCTACATCGTGCGGGAGGGCGACCCCGTCAGCGACATGCTCTTCATCATCCGTGGCGAGCTGGAGAGCTCCACCACGGACGGCGGCCGGACCAACTTCTTCAGCTCCATCACGCTGCGCCCGGGGGACTTCTGCGGCGAGGAGCTCCTCACCTGGGCGCTCATGCCCAACCCGAGCCTCAACTTCCCTCAGTCCACGCGCACGGTGCGCTCCGTCACGGAGGTGGAGGCCTTCGCGCTCCGCGCCGAGGACCTCAAGTACGTGGCCAACCAGTTCAAGCGCCTGCACAGCAAGCGGCTGCAGCACGCGTTCCGGTACTACTCGCACCAGTGGCGCAGCTGGGGCGCCTGCTTCGTGCAGGGCGCCTGGCGCCGCTACAAGAAGCGCAAGCTCGCCAAGGAGCTCATGAAGCAGGAGGGCATCGACTATCAGGACGCCGAAGAAGGCGCCGGTGGCATTATTGGCGGCGCAGGACGACGGCGACGGCACGGGCACTCGGCACCGTTGGAGACGGCACGCCGCTGCTCGGCGAGTACAACAAGGCGGCCGGGGCCGGGGGCAGCGGGGAGCTCGTCTCCGGCACGGCGCCGGGCCCGGCCTCGGACGCCGCCGGTGCCGTCGCGCACCTTGGGGCCACGTTCCTAG